In Hippocampus zosterae strain Florida chromosome 21, ASM2543408v3, whole genome shotgun sequence, the genomic window TGACTcttttccaaccccccccccccccccccccccccccccccccactccagacCATCCTAGTGCAGATCTGGTACCCCATCACCGTGGCGACCAACTCTAGGGAGCAGAAGAAGATCCTGGCCAAGTATCTTCTGGACACATCCGGGAACTTGGAGGGGCTCGAGTACAAATTGCACGACTTTGGCTACCGCGGCGTCTCGTCGCAAGAGGTACTGAACAAAATGTCATCGTATAGGAGtgtattcatcttttttttttttccttttttaatacatatgatcttgtgttttttttttttgttttttttttacagactgCGGGCATCGGCGCCTCTGCTCACTTGGTCAACTTCAAGGGCACGGACACAGTCGCTGGAATCGGTGTGATAAAGAAGTACTATGGAACCAAGGACCCGGTGCCAGGGTTCTCTGTACCTGCTGCAGAAcataggtacacacacacacacaaaacatggtTTCCCCCGCAATACCACAGTTTTTAGTTTACACTCATGACATCAGCGCTAATGTccgttagcctgtctatggtgtTTTGCTTTATATGTTAGCGTCAAGCTAGCTATTGCGCTTTCATCAGACATTGAATGCTTTGGTTTAAGCATCCACACTTTCAACCCAATTCTCTCGTTCCAGTTtgacagcaatttttttttcagctccgtTAGTGAgtgtcttcttttcttttcccgaCGTGATGTTCTCTgaatcttccatttttttttgacagtgagCAAGAACGGCCGTTGAAGAATATTTTCAAAGAGGGTTTTAAAGAGCATGTGGGAGGGGTcagtttattgaaaaaaaaaatgtttttcaaatgatCCTCTTGTTTGTGGATTTTCCCTCATTGCGGGTCGCTTTGTGGCATATCCGCCGTGATCTGTAATTTACATTTGTATCCGAACGAGTGCACGCAAGTGGCGTCATGAAATGCAATCAAGTTATCATCATGACCGCCAATCTTCTCAACAGCAAAGCGTCTCTCCCGGCCGATGGAATTTCTCGGCCCTCGTCCAAAATCCACCCAGAGACATCTGCTGCGTGTCGGGGGGCTCGTTTGGGCCCCCGTGTCGTGATTGGCTAGCGGCAGGAAGATTGCGATTGCTTTTGTTTCACGCCGCTGGGCCGTTTatgtcgcacgcacacacacacacacgcagtcatTGCCTCCTCGCCATCAGGGGCAGTTACTGCCGCTTCGGTTCATCCTTCATCGGATGGCCGCGTTGTTGCCATAGTAACCGGGACAGGAGGACACACTCAACTGTTTACCTTAGCAAGGGGTCCATTACACCGGCAAGAATAATTAATGGTCGATGTGTTTTAGGGAATGCGGTGTTTatacaagggggaaaaaaatgaacaccttgtttaaccctttcagggacgagcggttactacagtggacatcttgtcAGGTTCTCCTAATTTACGCACGTAagggtgtaaaccaggggtgtccaaactttttgccaagggggccagattttatgtggtaaaatgtcggggggccgaccttggctgacattctttacattgaacaacaatattgttcaacaaattttagtaagccagtctgtttcacatttccatttttattttaatgtcaacaatcttaagaatttcttttggttgatttgaaacaggaatttgaaatatgacatatcagtcaatataaacacggagtgatgtcttgttaactcgtgagtgatgccctctagtgtctaaatgctattactcctttagtgaatgctattactcatttagccactagagggaagcagtactctatgaaacatcactcaccagtctacgagacctcagtcaatgcaacacgtgttccattgcgcccaacctgcgggccagacggcactgattttatgacaggggccgagggccggatgaaattcgaccgcgggccggatttggcccccgggccggactttggacatgcctggtgtaaACGGTACCTTTGTCTCCGGTCCCAGCACCATCACGGCGTGGGGCAAAGACCACGAGAGGGACGCCTTCGAGCACATCATCAAGCAGTTCCCCAGCGTGCCCGTCTCCATCGTCAGCGACAGCTACGACATCTACAACGCCTGCGAGAAGATCTGGGGCGAGGACCTGCGCGGGCTCATCGAGTCGCGCAGCGCAGACGCGCCGCTCGTCGTGCGGCCCGACTCGGGGAACCCCCTCGATACGGTGCTGAAGGTGCGTTCGGCGGAATACTTGGAttagttttcgtttttttttttgtttgtttttgatttttttttgggtgaacccGTGTCAGGTTTTGGAGATCCTGGGTAAGAAGTTCCCGGCGCAGGAGAACGCCAAAGGATTCATGGTGCTGCCTCCGTACATCCGAGTCATTCAAGGAGACGGAGTGGACATCAACACACTACAGGAGGTACTCGGGGAAACGAGCTCTGAATGCGGCCATTGCCTTCCTtcgcttagttttttttttttttttcctcacagatCGTGGAGGGGATGAAGGAGCACCGATGGTCCCTTGAAAACGTTTCCTTTGGCTCCGGCGGCGCTCTGCTGCAGAAACTGACCCGAGATCTGCTCAACTGCTCCTTCAAATGCAGCTACGTGGTCACGAACGGACTCGGGGTGAGAAACACCCccaccaatcttttttttttttttttttttgctgtcgttTTCATGTTCATGTACTTTCGTACTTTGGAGTATGATCTTGAGATGAACTGAGCTGGCCTCCTACCAGGTGAACGTGTTCAAGGACCCCGTGGCGGACCCCAACAAGAGGTCAAAGAAAGGACGCCTGTCTCTGCACCGGACTCAAAGTGGGGAGTTTGTCACCTTGGAAGAGGGCAAAGGTGACCTGGAGGAGTACGGAGCGGTGAGTTCACTTGGCAAACGGTTCAATAACAGtcatgggggtgagggggggtgtcCGCCACTGTTGATCCTCGATGTTCTTCTCCGTCTTCCGCTTTCCCCCCCGACCAGGACCTGTTGCACACCGTCTTCCAGAACGGCAAGATTGTGCAGACGTACACGTTTGACCAAGTCAGAGACAATGCGAAGCTCAAGGAGAATGAGCTCGATTAGCCGTCGACATTGATTCacgcccccccagcccccaacccCGAGCCACTCTTCCTCAGCCTCTGATATCACGACCCCGATAACAAACCGAGGCCTTTGTGCACTGATGATCCATCCTGCCCTGAATTCCCCTTAAACTGTGacttccttttaaaaaaaaaatcacaggagcTCCACGGAACTCGCTCATTTccgataacaaaaaaaaataataatgaagtgcgGCAAGCCAATGGAAGGATGGGTAATCTTCGCGCAGCTGCCCCGCCCTCCTCACAAACCGGACGATGTGATTGGCTGTAACGCCGACATGTAAACATAGCGAAATACCGTTTTTAACTTCCAGGCCAAATGTCAAGCAAAAGGCCGCAACCTTTCGAGTTTTGCACCAAAATACCTTGTGCAGCTCCGTTTCCAATTTGCCATCATCAAAGAACATTCCCATCACCAAGAGACCGCCTCACCTTCGCAGTTTGTACACGTGTTTGTTTCCGAAGTTAATCTTGTTGAAAATgaggcatccccccccccccccctccccgaaaaTACTGCAGCTCGAGCGTTCCCGGCCTTCATggcttggggaggggggtgggggggtgctctCCAAATGACCAAGTGTCGATGTCGAGTCGATACCGCGCATAAAACGTCTTCACTGGAATGAGGAGGATTGAAGGACATGAATGACTTCCtcgccgcgtgtgtgtgttcgagTGGCGCTGATGCGTGAGTGTCTTACATCTCCGTGCGGTATTCTTATCTgggatgggtttttttgttgttgtgtgtgtttattttcacgAGCAAGGTATTTATTGTGGATCCTCAGAGCGCCCAAGTTGAGCAAACGGACGCGGCGAGCTGGTGACCTTGCAGGTATCCAACGAACCGGCTCGGACATGCAATCAAACCTCGAGGAAACTACTAGTAGCCTAGTTTAGCACTGTTGATGATTAGAAAAGTTTAATTGCGTCCTAGTAGGCCAAAAGTGGCAGTAGTAGGGGCGCTTATCTTTCTACAAGTATGCCAAAATTGTCTTGAGTGAAAACATAGACTGTACTAGTACATGGATATCAAGgacgttgaaaaaaatacactatGGGCAGCCCGAAACAAGCGAGCTATTTTTAAAAGCAATCTAATTGGAAAtggtaccaaaaaaaatgacaccatgaTCCGTTCACGCTGGTAATTAACACCGCCAAATAGCTGCAGAACTCATTTTAAATTCTTATTTTGCcgagatgatttttttcatcGCGTATTGGCGGTGTCGTCCTGCTCTTCACACCTCCCTCTGTAGAATGTTATTAGTAAAATCAGGGCCGCCGGCGTTAgcgtttagcattagcatggctGGAGACCTGTGACGTCACCTGCTCAGGTCCATCACACGTGATTGACGGCGAGCGGATGAAACCGCGCAATTACCTGTCATACTTTGAAGgagggcacttttttttttaaacaactgctGTCAAAAATAATCACCTCGCAGTTTATTGTTGCTTTGTTTGCATTACGGGCCCGCGTTTTTTGAGTGCTTCATGTTATCGACTGTTTTTACCTCATTGCAGTAAATATTCTTTACAGACGGTGTGGCCAGATAACTGCCTTTCTCTTCCGTACATACGACATCTAGTTTGACTGAAAGCTGACGGTGGTCGAGTTTGACCGAGAGACGACCACGTGAGATATTTTTGTcagacccccttttttttggtaccaACACAAATATCCAAATCTGCTTGACCGTTTCTTACGAAAGTCATGCGAATGCGTGTGTTGTATGATGGATGAGCAAGTGTTCGTGAGTTATTTCTTTCCGTGTGTTGTTCGACGTCCGTTGTGCGTATCTTTTAGTTGTCCTGTAAGCTCACTGACACTTTTAAAGGAACCCACATCGCTAGCTTTGTCGACGACACGACGATTAAACAAGCCGCCTgtcgatttttttaaaaattctcttTATTATTGTTGAAATGTCCACTGCAATGAAAAAGGCATTGAATTTGACTTCTGGGGTCAAGTTTTCCTGTCAAAATTGTTTTTCTAGGTTTCATTAAATATTTAGTCGAAGTCCAATTGTAATGGATCGACTATTTTTCCGAATAGTGCAATGTTACTATAGTGACGTTGTTGTTAAATTGTAACGTCATGCTAAAAGGCGAATACTTTCAAATGTCTTAAATAATAGTGagttttcaaacatgtttcatccagatttttttttctgttttagttGGGGGGTGACGTTTGTTTTCCACCGAGGAGAAACCTTTATGCATGGTTTCTGATTTAGCACCGGACGCTATACTTTCCCCACAACGGATTGCACTCGTAAAAGTATTTTCTCGCATCTGTAATATTTAACCTTTTAAGAAAATAAGTAAACGCACGTTTAAAGCAAAGAGTTCGAAATTTTCAAGTCGATTAAATTAATAgcgaaagtgtttttttaaatgaaaagggTGTGACTGTTGTGACGTCACAGTAACTTAATTCGGATACTCGTGATGTGGCCggcgaaaaaaataaataaaaataaaagtggtgTGGCCGGCGAATATGTTTCATGTTCGGTAACACTtcgatattctttatttttttgttagctGGAAGAATATTTGCCTTTTGCGCTAGCTGTCATATGACCTCCTCGCCATCGTTGAAGCTCAACACGCGAGCCACAAAAATGTAGACTGTACGAAATTCAAACTTGTGGAGGGGGGCTTTATTTATTGTCTGGAACGTTCCATCGCAAGGCGAATGTGAGGAACTGGAACGAATAAAATCAGATTCGCTCTGCGCCAGTCAGACGTCACGCTGGAAAAAAATGCCGAGTTGcggtaatttgtttgtttgtactgtAAAAAGTTTCTCGGGGATTCGGTACCGCATCGACGGAATCCATCGTCAAACTTTTCTCTCTTTcgtcactttttttcctcagtgcTGATTTTATTGCAGCGTTAACCAGCAGAACACGTCACGTTGTCAAATcactcccactttttttttttgcctccctgTGGGACCAACATCACCAATTCTTACACAGTCCGGGGCTCGGCTTTGTCAAAAAGGTTTTTGGACCCAAGTCGTGATGACCGGATTTCGGCTCAATTTGTCCCCGTTGAAGGAGCCGCTGGGCTTCGTCAAACTAGTGGAGTGGGTAAGAGAGTTCTTTGTTAAAagcttaatgtgtgtgtgtgtgggggtgtgtgactgtgtgtgtgtatgtgtggttaAGTAAGTGGGTCAGAACCAGAGGACAAGGAGGTGCGGTTCTTTCTCTCCTTCCTCAACTAAACTACTCACTAAAGTAGCAATACAAAGTTTTTggaccgttttttttacttttgttgtcGATGCAATTTGATTAGAAGCATCTTATTCATTGACCCATGAAAGAAAAAGAGTCTATAatcccacatttttttcaaacaatgtaatgaattaaacattttttacatCGTTATTAAATACAACGTGGCCAACAAGGAGCAGTGTACAGTCAAACTACTGCGAGTGACTCGGTAAACTGCAGTAACATTAGTATATTTGTTTGCCGAAGATAAAGAATCTATACCCCTGAGTGTCGTTGTAGTGTCGATACATTTTAacgcactgtttgtgttcaaacataTTGCTTAAGGCTTATCGCGCCGTAACTATCCGATGCTTTTGATCAGCTTATCAATGgtgatttgcattgtgtgttagcattaagctagctgaaAACAAAAGTGCTGCTTGTTACGACTTTTGCCTATTTCAACAGCTTCCTGCCCGTCAAGTGACACGGTTACAGATTAAAACCACACTCAGTAATAATTCACCTCGTGGAATAACAAGTCAGGCGGAAATAACTCGTACATGTATTGCATATTTGTCCGAGTAGAGTGAACTAGAGACGTTCTAAAGACACGTTTGACTCCCAACTGAGTTAAAGTGAGCAATGAGTCAGCTCCTTCGTCTGACTTGATGGCATTTTTCCTCCGAATGGAGCCGCACGTTATGCACTGGGGTtacatgttgattgtgaaaGTCCGAATTATGTTGTTTGATGAGCTGGGAAACAACACCCACGGTGTCGTCATTCGGTATCGGAGAAGTGGGCTTCCGGAGATTCAAAGAGTTCAAATGTAAACAGGAAGTCTTGGATGCATGGACGTCAGGAGGATGCTGACCGCCATGTTGCCGTCTCATATGTGCTCCATGTGGCTTCACGTTTTTTAATGGGGCGGGGGCAAAAATAAGCGTTTAAGCAGGAAGCGCACAGGGGCCGTTGACATATGGAGAAACATCTGGTTCAAGGCctcttagtgtgtgtgtgtgtgtgtgtttaaagtaCATGTGTGGTTCTTGAGGCCTGAAGCTAAAATGCTAAAGCAGCACTTTTAAACGGAACACACCCTTAACCCTTACATGCTCTTCTGCAAAATTTGACccattttgtcatttcacaAAAATGCAAATCCCCTAAAAATACTTCTCCAAACCCGTTTCCAAACAATGGCGTTTGTGCGCCCGCATCACATGATCTCCTCCGCGCTAAATCGCATCCTGCCCCCGCTCCTGCTGAGAATTCCGCAGTGGAATGCTCTCCAAGGAGACACTTTAGTCCTCAGCATGCATTCGAGACCATCAAAGATGATGTGAGAATGCAATTTCGGCCCAACTCGGGCGGGGGTGCTTAAGAGCAGACGCCGAACTGAAATGCTGCGGAATGAATTAGATTGTTGAAAATGTCGAAAAAGTGACTTTAACTTGGAGACATAAGCCATGTCTAAAATGAAAGTACAGGTATTAATTTGCCACCATATTGGGGCATCGTGGTGCgcaggaactatgttgaagcgaGAGGAGGAACTTCATTTAGTCAAGCCATAGCCCTGTCTAAAACAACAGTATTGCTTTGCGACCATATTTAGACATCTTGGTGCTCAAGAGCTATGTCAAAGTGAGAGGAGGAATTTCATTTAGTCAGGCCGTAGCCCCGTCTAATAGACAAGTGCTGACATTTTGTGGTATCTACAGGAAATTAACAAGGTTGTTTTGTGGGTGTCCGTTACTTTTAGCTAACTAATTAGCTTCTGATGCATCGCTGTCTCGTTGTCCCCAACAGCTCACGGCAATATTCGCTTTCGGAAGCTGCGGCGGCTTCGCGGCCAAGAACATCCTGTCCGTCTTCTGCGGCGATGGCAGGAACGAAACGCTCGACGTCAACTTCCACTATCCCTTCAGGTGAGAATCGGTTGATTGTCATGAGTGGGATGTTTAATCGGTCAAGCTCGACTCTGACTTGTTGTTTTTCGTGTGTCAGGTTAAGCCAGGTGCCGCTCATCGAGGGCAACTCAACGCTATGTAACCACTCCGTCAGCACCACGTACCTGATGGGAGACTCGTCCTCGGCCGCCGAGTTCTTCGTGGGCGTCGccattttctgctttttgtACAGCATGGCCGCCCTTTTGGTTTATTTGGGCTACATGCACGTTTACAAAAACTCTGACTTTGGACCCATTTTGGTGAGGCTTTTGCATCTCTGTCATGTTCAAGATTAGCAAGCGGTGGACACGCCCCTGCtggaataaagttcagctgttctcgcGCGCTAGCATACACGCATACAGTCGCGATGTGGGAACGAagcaatgaatgaatgtgccgACCACTTCTAGGACTTTGTGATCACGGCGGTCATCGTATTCCTGTGGCTGGTGTGCTCGTCGGCCTGGGCCAAGGGTCTGCAGAACATCAAGGACGCCACGGACACCGAAAGCATCGGCGCCACCTTGGCGCTCTGCAAGGGGAGCAACGTCACCTGCGAGGTCACTGAGTTCGGCAACCTACGAACGCTCAACATCTCCGTGGTGAGacaatcgattaaaaaaaaaaaagcgttctCTGGTTGAACTCATTtcctggtcatgtgacatttgtgCAGCCCCgccttgttgctaggcagaataaGTAGTGCGCAATTGATACTTATTGACTACAAAATATATCTGGggatgtaatgtaatgttttttttttttttaaagaacgccATCACTTGGATTTTATGCAAAagtgtcccccaccccaccccaccctcaatTTCTTCAGCACATGCTTCCTTACTCACACAGTCATGAGACACTGAGCAACAACACTTTCATTTTTCGCTTGGAATCGACACAAGCAAGCTCACAATGAGCCAACAAATCATTACTCgtgattgaaaaatgtttttttgtctttttaaccccccccctctctccctgCGTAAATGTTTTCAGGTATTTGGCTACCTCAACATGTTCGTGTGGGCTGGCAACGCCTGGTTCGTGTACAAGGAGACTCGCTGGCACTCGCAGAAAATCTCAACCCAACCGGGACCGGGGAGGCAGCAGGTTCCGGCAGCTATctagcagacacacacacatacacacacacacacacacacacacatatataacgCAATTGAGAAACTGTCGTTTTTGTGCCCAAACAAACTTGCACCAATGCTTTTAGAATATCAAATTTCTATTTTCTGATCGCAAAACATGCCTTTAGTGTTTATTTTGTAGCTTGACCAAAGAAAGTCATCATTCGGGTACTGTTATAATCCCTCGACTTGTCCTAGTAAGGGGAAGGAAGGTACTCATTTTGACGCCGaacaactcaattttttttaatatttacgtCCGTGCTGAATTTTGTTGtgcataattttctttttttgcagaggTGAGCtcagtatgcttttttttttgctctgtttgTTCATGAAGAACATTCACGAGGCTCTCCTGGCTTTTGAATGCATTGAAATTGTTAGATTTTGCCTGCCTTTATTTACTTCAGAACGGGTGCTCGGCTCGCTGCGTGCGGCtattgattctgtttgtggctttttttttaatgccaggaTTCTCTAAAGGCCGcgtatattaaaaataaatctcttctaaatttgacacactgCATAAGCGTGTTATGAACTAGCCTGACAAATCCTGAACGATCAAAACAATCAGCGCTTATCGAGAATGAGgcttcaaatgaatgaaaaaaatcaagccGCTCAATGCGCTAAAACCATGCGCCGCtctgctgtcaatcaaatacctcGAGTAAACCACATCCTCCCAAAAATTAAACAGGCCCAGACTGCAGCAGTCAAGTCATAGTCTCCTCATTCTTTTCCCGTGGTGCTTTTTACCCCACGGTGTGCGCACACTTGTGGTGGACAACGAGACGCTCTACAGCAGCCTCTCAAATGCATGCACCTTGAAGCTCATTGAATAATTTCATGTTCTGTTccattcactgttttttttcctttgtcaatttttttgctcGATGTTTGCATTGCAAAGttttcaatacattttgatATCCGTTTGTTTAGAGTGGAAGTAGATATGGATGCCGAATAAAAGACGAGATGTGCAGGTGCGGGGGCATACTGGTGATGGCCCCTCCTGCACATGCTGTGTCCCAAATGGCTcctatgcattttgttttgccatTTAAATCTTTTGACTGCTTTATGACTTTTTCCCTATGCAATACAATTTAAATATGTATAACATATTCAATGTTAATATTTTCTTGCCAGCATCATTGCgtaaagtcagaaaaaaaattgcttgttTCACATGCATCCTCATAAAGTGAAGTTGCTTATTTTGGCCACAAGAGGTCAGCGTAGTAAAATATATGGAAACCTTTATTTTGTGAAACTGGCTCCCGGTAGCATAAATACTGCACTGGGCTTTATTTACAACTTAATTTTTTGTTCCATTAAATTGTTTTAATTGATTCCCAACAGCCCATTTTCTTAATTTCACAGATTGCTGCTG contains:
- the sypl1 gene encoding synaptophysin-like protein 1, which produces MTGFRLNLSPLKEPLGFVKLVEWLTAIFAFGSCGGFAAKNILSVFCGDGRNETLDVNFHYPFRLSQVPLIEGNSTLCNHSVSTTYLMGDSSSAAEFFVGVAIFCFLYSMAALLVYLGYMHVYKNSDFGPILDFVITAVIVFLWLVCSSAWAKGLQNIKDATDTESIGATLALCKGSNVTCEVTEFGNLRTLNISVVFGYLNMFVWAGNAWFVYKETRWHSQKISTQPGPGRQQVPAAI
- the nampt1 gene encoding nicotinamide phosphoribosyltransferase, whose protein sequence is MEHRDADFNILLATDSYKVTHYKQYPPNTSKVYSYFECREKRTDPGKSRKVKYDKTVFYGLQYILHKYLKGKVVTPEKIQEAKEVYREHFQDDVFNEKGWTYILEKYNGHLPIEIKAVPEGSVIPRGNVLFTVESTDPECFWLTNWVETILVQIWYPITVATNSREQKKILAKYLLDTSGNLEGLEYKLHDFGYRGVSSQETAGIGASAHLVNFKGTDTVAGIGVIKKYYGTKDPVPGFSVPAAEHSTITAWGKDHERDAFEHIIKQFPSVPVSIVSDSYDIYNACEKIWGEDLRGLIESRSADAPLVVRPDSGNPLDTVLKVLEILGKKFPAQENAKGFMVLPPYIRVIQGDGVDINTLQEIVEGMKEHRWSLENVSFGSGGALLQKLTRDLLNCSFKCSYVVTNGLGVNVFKDPVADPNKRSKKGRLSLHRTQSGEFVTLEEGKGDLEEYGADLLHTVFQNGKIVQTYTFDQVRDNAKLKENELD